A region from the Lolium perenne isolate Kyuss_39 chromosome 4, Kyuss_2.0, whole genome shotgun sequence genome encodes:
- the LOC127292037 gene encoding zinc finger CCCH domain-containing protein 25, whose translation MNPLTQVKQTQLINKKEAALGLSENASWHARFKDSAYVFCGGISFDLTEGDLLAVFAQYGEVVDVNLVRDKTTGKSRGFAFLAYEDQRSTVLAVDNLNGAKVLGRIIKVDHVDKYKMKEEEDEEEVAKKREERGVCYAFQKGECNRGDACRFSHDAQRNANTGWGSKEDIEPKWEHDKHRGPSNKGGVCYAFQKGECSRGDSCRFSHDEQVAVQNRGVCYAFQKGECSRGASCRFSHDEQRNANTGRGSRDDSNARRQHDHDPPKSHKNFPDRTKEETRSGDREGQSSRSDVYRDRDSRTRHGDRDTEDRDRNRHERSPERSRGERQRGDDRYREERSESKRSRQDRDSGGRHERRGDEEAERHGKSRR comes from the exons aTGAATCCCCTGACGCAGGTCAAGCAGACCCAGCTGATAAACAAGAAGGAGGCGGCTCTCGGCCTCAGCGAGAACGCCTCGTGGCACGCCAGGTTCAAGGACTCCGCCTACGTCTTCTGCGGCGGCATCTCTTTCGACCTCACCGAGGGTGACCTCCTTGCCGTCTTCGCGCA GTACGGTGAGGTGGTGGATGTGAACCTCGTGCGCGACAAGACCACCGGAAAATCCAGGGGTTTCGCCTTCCTCGCTTATGAGGACCAGAGGAGCACGGTTCTTGCTGTCG ATAACTTGAACGGAGCTAAAGTTCTTGGGAGGATCATAAAAGTCGACCATGTGGACAAGTACAAgatgaaggaggaggaggacgaggaggaggtggcAAAGAAGAGGGAGGAGCGCGGCGTGTGCTATGCGTTCCAGAAAGGCGAGTGCAACCGGGGGGACGCGTGTAGATTTTCCCATGATGCGCAG AGAAATGCGAACACTGGTTGGGGTTCTAAGGAGGATATCGAGCCAAAATGGGAGCATGACAAACACCGTGGTCCATCAAATAAGGGTGGTGTCTGCTATGCTTTCCAGAAAGGCGAGTGCAGTCGGGGAGATTCCTGCAGATTTTCGCATGATGAGCAGGTAGCTGTCCAGAACCGTGGCGTCTGCTATGCTTTCCAGAAAGGCGAGTGCAGTCGTGGAGCTTCCTGCAGATTTTCACATGATGAGCAG AGAAATGCAAACACTGGTCGAGGTTCTAGGGATGACAGCAATGCAAGACGGCAGCATGACCATGATCCTCCAAAGAGCCACAAAAATTTCCCTGACAGAACTAAAGAAGAGACGAGATCAGGGGATAGAGAAGGTCAATCCTCAAGATCAGACGTGTACAGGGACCGAGATTCTAGGACGAGACATGGTGATAGAGACACAGAAGATAGAGACAGGAACAGACACGAGAGATCCCCTGAGAGATCAAGAGGTGAGAGGCAGAGAGGCGACGACAGATATAGAGAAGAAAGATCAGAGAGCAAGCGGTCTCGGCAGGACAGAGATTCTGGTGGCCGTCATGAAAGGAGGGGTGATGAAGAGGCAGAACGGCATGGGAAATCGCGGAGATAG